Proteins encoded in a region of the Methylosinus trichosporium OB3b genome:
- a CDS encoding MbtH family protein, with protein MAWDEEDDTIYTVVVNHEEQYSIWPEYKELPAGWRAVGKTGPKAECLAYIKEIWTDMRPLSLRRRMDGEAVANS; from the coding sequence ATGGCCTGGGACGAAGAGGACGACACGATCTACACGGTCGTCGTCAATCATGAAGAGCAATATTCTATCTGGCCCGAGTATAAAGAGCTTCCGGCCGGCTGGCGCGCCGTCGGCAAGACCGGCCCGAAGGCCGAATGCCTCGCCTATATCAAAGAAATCTGGACCGACATGCGGCCGTTGAGCTTGCGGCGGCGGATGGACGGCGAGGCCGTCGCCAATTCCTGA
- a CDS encoding DUF2336 domain-containing protein, translating into MFHGESERFSAAALLGAIVGRFVAHPRQSPSDLDQFEKLACGLIELLDAEAVADCAADLCAYPETPPGVFTALLEKGGRAARMVLERAPSLHAGLLRVTAEHGPAELAAAIARRETLDCRMIVVLASRGESEVLCALAANRRIHLDQAARRALAQRGRDDLRLARILLDRDDLSLDVEPLFLAADARERCAILLAATSRALSCGGPEPVSRPAPQILARIRQCARARDPDALAGALAEGLDCRKARTRAMLADPGGEALALALLTLGVDEELAIRIFLGAERAAPDVERVRALIALMRSIPLRAAQWLVAAITGAARPDRVVTPACQRVSVSEVGPARRKKGRRRGAEVGS; encoded by the coding sequence ATGTTTCACGGCGAGAGTGAACGATTTTCGGCGGCGGCGCTGCTCGGAGCGATCGTCGGCCGCTTTGTCGCGCATCCTCGGCAGTCTCCGAGCGATCTGGACCAGTTCGAGAAGCTCGCCTGCGGTCTGATCGAGCTTCTCGACGCCGAGGCGGTCGCCGATTGCGCGGCCGATCTCTGCGCCTATCCCGAAACGCCGCCGGGCGTTTTCACCGCTCTGCTCGAGAAGGGCGGACGCGCGGCGCGCATGGTCCTCGAGCGCGCGCCATCCCTGCACGCCGGGCTCCTCCGCGTCACCGCCGAGCATGGTCCGGCCGAGCTCGCAGCGGCCATTGCGCGGCGTGAGACTCTGGATTGCAGAATGATCGTCGTCCTGGCCTCGCGCGGCGAGAGCGAGGTGCTCTGCGCGCTCGCCGCCAATCGGCGCATCCATCTCGACCAGGCGGCGCGGCGCGCGCTGGCGCAGAGGGGACGGGACGATCTGCGGCTCGCCCGCATCCTGCTCGACCGGGATGATCTGTCGCTCGACGTCGAGCCCTTGTTCCTCGCCGCGGACGCGCGCGAGCGTTGCGCGATTCTCCTCGCGGCGACCTCGAGGGCGCTGTCCTGCGGCGGGCCGGAGCCGGTCAGCCGGCCGGCGCCGCAAATCCTCGCGCGCATCCGGCAATGCGCGCGGGCGCGCGATCCGGACGCGCTGGCCGGGGCTTTGGCCGAGGGGCTCGACTGTCGCAAGGCGCGCACGCGCGCGATGCTCGCCGACCCCGGCGGCGAGGCGTTGGCCCTGGCGTTGCTCACGCTCGGCGTCGATGAAGAGCTGGCGATCCGCATTTTCCTCGGCGCGGAGCGCGCGGCGCCCGATGTCGAGCGCGTGCGCGCGCTCATCGCGCTGATGCGCTCGATCCCGCTGCGGGCGGCGCAGTGGCTCGTTGCGGCGATCACCGGCGCGGCGCGGCCGGATCGCGTCGTCACGCCCGCCTGTCAGCGTGTTTCGGTCTCGGAGGTCGGCCCGGCGCGGCGCAAGAAGGGCCGGCGGCGCGGCGCCGAGGTCGGCTCGTAG
- a CDS encoding carboxypeptidase-like regulatory domain-containing protein: MSISGFLSQVAGERPASDGRLLSVVSSIRLLTLSISLLASAGAAEASIVVRTAFEASTIPAGAGVQVYVDGEKIGATAADGRFVIGSLPVGTHLIGAIAPGLAGGAVEIVVKNPTQDRGVDVVLTGEGLGSVVLAALKSENIPVVPLTTTDFSASLVDPATGKARPITKITSVTVERTVSGEILDFTAGFEIVNGTKLRFVAPAGVNLTQYLDADARHVLKVEALNADGALLRATQNLWIGRSRISGSLLPPGSNSGVPLGNVLVTLDFLGTGASVTTRTDPNGRFTFNAVPALNVAFSAQSPSNSTLYSGRGVAFIDRNVEARLRLLGPSEYKAGGAPLTIIPIASPGVPSASAADVAERATRLAAEKASGARATPVAIPAAGGGVSISATSAQQDARVVSVASLDVPKGTASVTLTYSVTSREYPVYVLGQSKYNDNWDLSVISGQGKPLFQIARNVNSQVSLDPLWRCDSSTGLVSTKLDVSALTRTGRATLILTGSAMNVGDSILPTTVQATLGASSDVLQATIADIYEEIPGTKDYFSIPQKGRKNSYRKGFDFKIEPPYDLSSARIESVKAQIGFGTAVATGAKIFQGKATAIGTDMFRVPVTFGGDNPLASPIVGAPPPAHNMCYYFTINAKVGGSTKTLQIVSPLVHALWTLPSDVPRYGPRAMGGDGWVSKGGYEWLKTNVALLSRVDDISGEHGRSLGGSGHEDGVAIDIAHFAPIDASSGLKNYLALTALAQRVRDGDAAAAARLVAWANAERAGLSGLASLSGVAEVRTVFGAATTGLQSGWLWGLLRYGVIISSGGIVYVDGGIALNDKIRPAAGNDLRHHIVLNRKQLANTP; this comes from the coding sequence ATGTCGATATCAGGCTTCCTCTCCCAAGTCGCAGGGGAGCGCCCCGCCTCCGATGGGCGACTATTATCCGTCGTTTCCTCGATCCGTTTGCTCACATTGTCGATTTCGCTGCTGGCCTCGGCCGGCGCCGCCGAGGCGAGCATCGTCGTGCGGACCGCTTTCGAAGCTTCCACCATCCCCGCCGGGGCCGGCGTCCAAGTCTATGTCGATGGGGAGAAGATCGGGGCCACCGCCGCCGACGGGCGGTTCGTCATCGGCTCTCTGCCGGTCGGAACGCATCTCATCGGGGCGATCGCCCCCGGCCTCGCCGGCGGCGCCGTCGAGATCGTGGTGAAGAATCCGACGCAGGACAGAGGCGTGGACGTGGTGCTGACCGGGGAAGGTCTCGGCAGCGTCGTTCTTGCGGCGCTGAAGTCCGAAAATATTCCGGTTGTGCCTCTGACGACGACGGACTTTTCGGCGTCCCTCGTCGATCCTGCGACCGGCAAGGCGCGGCCGATCACGAAAATCACCTCGGTCACGGTCGAGCGCACCGTTTCGGGCGAAATTCTGGATTTCACGGCCGGTTTCGAGATCGTGAACGGAACGAAGCTGCGCTTCGTCGCCCCCGCCGGCGTCAATCTGACGCAATATCTGGACGCTGACGCTCGGCATGTGCTGAAAGTGGAGGCGCTGAACGCCGATGGCGCGCTGCTGCGCGCGACGCAGAATCTCTGGATCGGCCGATCGCGAATTTCCGGCAGCTTGCTTCCCCCCGGGTCCAACTCCGGCGTCCCGCTGGGCAATGTGCTCGTCACGCTCGATTTCCTCGGGACCGGGGCGTCAGTCACGACGCGGACGGATCCGAACGGCCGATTCACCTTCAACGCGGTTCCCGCCCTCAATGTCGCTTTCTCCGCGCAATCGCCGTCGAATTCGACGCTCTATAGCGGCCGCGGCGTCGCTTTCATCGATCGCAATGTCGAGGCGCGGCTGAGGCTGCTCGGTCCGTCGGAATATAAGGCCGGAGGAGCGCCGCTCACGATCATCCCGATCGCGTCGCCCGGCGTGCCGAGCGCGAGCGCGGCGGATGTCGCGGAGCGCGCGACGCGCCTCGCGGCGGAGAAGGCGTCGGGCGCTCGCGCCACGCCTGTGGCGATTCCGGCCGCGGGCGGCGGGGTGTCGATCTCGGCGACCTCCGCGCAGCAGGACGCGCGCGTCGTCAGCGTGGCGAGCCTCGATGTTCCCAAGGGCACGGCGAGCGTCACCCTCACTTATTCGGTCACGTCGCGCGAATATCCAGTCTATGTCCTCGGGCAGAGCAAATACAACGACAATTGGGACCTCTCGGTGATCTCGGGGCAGGGCAAGCCGCTGTTCCAAATCGCACGCAACGTCAACTCCCAGGTGAGCCTCGATCCCTTGTGGCGCTGCGACAGCTCGACGGGGCTCGTGTCGACGAAGCTCGATGTTTCGGCCCTCACCCGCACTGGAAGGGCGACGCTCATTCTGACCGGCTCCGCCATGAATGTCGGAGACAGCATCCTGCCGACCACCGTGCAGGCGACGCTCGGAGCGTCGTCCGATGTTCTGCAGGCCACGATCGCGGACATCTATGAGGAGATCCCGGGAACCAAGGACTATTTCAGCATTCCTCAAAAAGGCCGGAAGAACAGCTATCGCAAGGGCTTCGACTTCAAGATCGAGCCGCCCTACGATCTCTCTAGCGCGCGCATCGAATCCGTGAAGGCGCAGATCGGCTTCGGGACGGCCGTAGCGACCGGCGCCAAGATTTTCCAGGGGAAGGCGACCGCCATCGGGACCGACATGTTCCGCGTGCCCGTGACCTTCGGAGGCGACAATCCGCTCGCGTCGCCGATCGTCGGCGCGCCGCCGCCCGCGCACAATATGTGCTATTATTTCACCATCAATGCGAAAGTAGGCGGCTCGACCAAGACGCTGCAGATCGTTTCGCCGCTCGTTCATGCGCTCTGGACCTTGCCGTCAGACGTCCCGCGCTACGGTCCGCGCGCGATGGGCGGAGACGGCTGGGTCTCGAAAGGCGGATATGAGTGGCTGAAGACGAACGTCGCCCTGCTGTCGCGCGTCGACGATATTTCCGGCGAGCATGGGCGCAGCCTCGGCGGCTCCGGCCATGAGGATGGCGTGGCGATCGACATCGCTCATTTCGCGCCGATCGACGCGTCGAGCGGGCTGAAGAACTATCTCGCTCTGACGGCCCTGGCCCAGCGCGTCAGGGACGGCGACGCCGCGGCGGCCGCTCGCCTCGTCGCATGGGCCAATGCGGAGAGAGCCGGGCTTTCCGGGCTCGCCTCGCTCTCGGGCGTCGCCGAAGTTCGCACCGTTTTCGGCGCGGCCACGACCGGACTTCAATCGGGGTGGTTGTGGGGCCTGCTGCGATATGGCGTCATCATCAGCAGTGGCGGGATCGTTTATGTGGACGGCGGAATTGCGCTGAACGACAAGATCCGGCCCGCCGCCGGCAATGACCTGCGTCATCACATCGTGCTCAATCGCAAGCAATTGGCCAACACGCCGTGA
- a CDS encoding 5-formyltetrahydrofolate cyclo-ligase — protein sequence MTVDVKADLRRHALARRDLVTHVEAHEAALAVASRALALSRELARRAEDVVSVYWPIRSELNTRPLLEALADAKIATVLPVMTAVKQPLVFRAFTPGDALVKGPFGLSEPSDDKPALEPDIVFSPLAAFDRNGCRLGYGGGIYDATLAELRAKKRVVAIGIAYACQEAEAVPTEPHDQRLDFLLTEQELIAF from the coding sequence ATGACTGTTGACGTGAAAGCCGATTTGCGCCGACATGCGCTCGCTCGTCGCGACCTCGTCACCCATGTTGAAGCTCATGAGGCGGCGCTCGCTGTCGCCTCGCGAGCGCTGGCCTTGTCGCGCGAGCTGGCGCGGCGCGCGGAAGATGTCGTCTCCGTCTATTGGCCGATCCGCAGCGAGCTCAACACCCGTCCGTTGCTCGAGGCGCTGGCCGACGCCAAGATCGCGACGGTTCTTCCGGTGATGACGGCGGTGAAGCAGCCGCTGGTCTTCCGCGCCTTCACGCCGGGCGACGCGCTGGTCAAAGGCCCGTTCGGCCTGTCGGAGCCCTCCGACGACAAGCCGGCGCTGGAGCCGGACATCGTCTTCTCGCCGCTCGCCGCCTTCGATCGCAATGGCTGCCGACTCGGCTATGGCGGTGGGATTTATGATGCGACGCTCGCCGAGCTGCGCGCCAAGAAGCGCGTCGTCGCGATCGGGATCGCCTATGCCTGCCAGGAGGCGGAGGCCGTCCCGACCGAGCCGCACGATCAGCGGCTCGACTTTCTGCTCACCGAGCAGGAGCTGATCGCCTTTTGA
- the nagZ gene encoding beta-N-acetylhexosaminidase, translating into MTRAFISGCAGTSLSAEEKAFLREARPWGAILFRRNVESREQLRALTVEIREQLGAEAPILVDQEGGRVQRLAPPHWRAYPSAAAFARIGLDAAATARLVRLGARLIAHDLHEVGVDVDCLPVLDTPCDGAHDVIGDRAYCRDPAEIARLGRAAAEGLLAGGVLPVIKHVPGHGRARADSHKELPVVEASRAELEERDFQPFRADADLPLAMTAHVVYTAIDPERPGTLSPVVIGDIIRGLIGFNGLLMTDDLSMKALTGSFRDRAEAAIRAGCDMVLHCNGALDEARAVAEGAGDLDGRALERARAALARRVAPEDFDPVDGARELDAALAATA; encoded by the coding sequence CCTTTCTGCGCGAGGCGCGGCCCTGGGGCGCGATCCTGTTCCGGCGCAATGTCGAATCGCGCGAGCAGCTGCGGGCGCTGACCGTCGAGATTCGCGAGCAGCTCGGCGCCGAGGCGCCGATCCTCGTCGATCAGGAGGGCGGGCGCGTGCAGCGGCTGGCGCCGCCGCATTGGCGCGCCTATCCTTCCGCCGCCGCTTTCGCCCGGATCGGCCTCGACGCCGCGGCGACGGCGCGTCTCGTTCGCCTCGGCGCGCGGCTCATCGCCCATGACCTCCACGAGGTCGGCGTCGATGTCGACTGCCTGCCGGTGCTCGACACGCCCTGCGACGGCGCCCATGACGTCATCGGCGACCGCGCCTACTGCCGCGATCCCGCCGAAATCGCGCGGCTCGGCCGGGCGGCGGCCGAGGGCCTCCTCGCCGGCGGCGTTCTGCCGGTCATCAAGCATGTTCCAGGACATGGCCGCGCCCGCGCCGATAGCCACAAGGAGCTGCCGGTGGTCGAAGCCTCGCGCGCCGAGCTCGAGGAGAGGGATTTTCAGCCCTTTCGCGCCGACGCCGATCTGCCGCTCGCGATGACCGCCCATGTCGTCTACACCGCGATCGATCCCGAGCGTCCAGGCACGCTCTCGCCGGTGGTGATCGGCGACATCATCCGCGGGCTGATCGGCTTTAACGGCCTGCTGATGACCGACGATCTCTCGATGAAGGCGCTCACGGGGAGCTTCCGCGACCGCGCCGAAGCGGCGATCCGCGCCGGCTGCGACATGGTTCTCCATTGCAATGGCGCGCTGGATGAAGCGCGCGCCGTCGCCGAGGGGGCAGGCGATCTCGACGGCCGCGCGCTGGAGCGAGCCCGGGCGGCGCTCGCCCGCCGTGTGGCTCCCGAGGATTTCGATCCTGTGGACGGCGCCCGCGAATTGGACGCGGCGCTTGCGGCGACCGCCTGA
- a CDS encoding CAP domain-containing protein — protein MSPSFRPLVLRCLTAAALLSLCACGDRESVGPEPGQPSFYRSLAAPGARVDAQAARDMISLYRSNNGLSALDVDATLQQAAQAQADAMAAANSLAHDVRGTLDERLTARGMRSARAAENVSAGYHTLAEAFSGWRQSPPHNRNLLMKGATRMGIGAAFAPGTKYKVYWALILAD, from the coding sequence ATGTCTCCTTCTTTTCGTCCTCTCGTCCTTCGTTGTCTCACGGCGGCGGCGCTGCTGTCGCTTTGCGCCTGCGGCGATCGCGAGAGCGTCGGGCCGGAGCCGGGGCAGCCGAGCTTCTATCGTTCGCTCGCCGCGCCCGGCGCTCGGGTCGACGCGCAGGCGGCGCGCGATATGATCTCGCTCTATCGCAGCAACAACGGTCTCTCGGCGCTCGATGTCGACGCCACCTTGCAGCAGGCGGCGCAGGCGCAGGCGGACGCCATGGCCGCCGCCAATTCGCTCGCCCATGACGTGCGCGGCACGCTGGACGAGCGGCTCACGGCGCGCGGCATGAGGAGCGCGCGCGCGGCGGAGAATGTCTCGGCCGGCTATCATACGCTCGCCGAGGCGTTTTCGGGCTGGCGCCAGTCGCCGCCGCATAATCGCAATCTGTTGATGAAGGGCGCGACCCGCATGGGGATCGGCGCCGCTTTTGCGCCGGGGACGAAATACAAGGTCTATTGGGCGCTGATCCTCGCCGATTGA
- the scpB gene encoding SMC-Scp complex subunit ScpB has product MAQALRPIELFDEATHAEALREATRIAEALLFAASEPLDESEIARRLPAGADVQAALQRLREDYAQRGVQLTRAGRKWFFRTAADLSWVLARAQVEQKKLSRAALETLAIVAYHQPVTRAEIEDVRGVAVAKGTLDVLLDTGWVRLRGRRRAPGRPLTYGTTDAFLMHFGLEQIGDLPGLDELKGAGLFDGALPKGFGVPQPSDDAALKEDEEPLEAEAAEALEMEFLDAPEQPDALEEE; this is encoded by the coding sequence ATGGCGCAGGCGCTGAGACCGATCGAGCTGTTCGACGAGGCGACGCACGCGGAGGCGCTGCGCGAGGCGACGCGCATCGCCGAGGCGCTGCTGTTCGCCGCGAGCGAGCCGCTCGACGAATCGGAGATCGCGCGCCGCCTGCCGGCCGGAGCCGATGTGCAGGCGGCGCTGCAGCGGCTGCGCGAGGACTACGCGCAGCGCGGCGTGCAGCTGACGCGGGCCGGACGCAAATGGTTCTTCCGCACGGCCGCCGATCTCAGCTGGGTGCTGGCGCGCGCGCAGGTGGAGCAGAAGAAGCTGTCGCGCGCCGCGCTGGAGACGCTCGCCATCGTCGCTTATCACCAGCCGGTGACGCGCGCCGAGATCGAGGATGTGCGCGGCGTCGCCGTCGCCAAGGGCACGCTGGACGTGCTGCTCGACACCGGCTGGGTGCGCCTGCGCGGCCGCCGCCGCGCCCCCGGCCGTCCGCTCACTTATGGAACGACCGACGCGTTCCTGATGCATTTCGGCCTCGAGCAGATCGGCGATCTGCCGGGGCTCGACGAGCTGAAGGGCGCCGGCCTGTTCGACGGCGCTCTGCCCAAGGGGTTCGGCGTGCCGCAGCCCTCCGACGACGCCGCGCTGAAAGAGGACGAGGAGCCTCTGGAGGCGGAGGCGGCCGAGGCGTTGGAGATGGAGTTTCTCGACGCGCCGGAGCAGCCGGACGCGCTCGAGGAGGAGTGA
- a CDS encoding cupin-like domain-containing protein, which translates to MRKVSGFDYVVEERDALSAEEFTRRHVAQRRPVLLRGALSKCGALAGWSLAGLRERAGATEVTLKDWSASGIRVTRSRLDAYIDGLDAYERAIRAGGEAAAPSYLHDIPLTSVLPGAARDLAPFPQAFFPGWYGAQWTLFAQMFLGPSTSLTPLHFDCLLTHNLFFQVWGRKRFILVPHEELAKCYPRDWRWCRVDAERPDFERFPLFREARRAEIVVEAGDLLYMPPGVLHHVRSLECSLSFNVDWHTRGSVARGVAAAARGMPAKNVYYNLLIALGLWGGVPMRHVLPYYKSYLSYIS; encoded by the coding sequence ATGCGCAAGGTGAGCGGTTTCGATTATGTGGTCGAGGAGCGCGACGCGCTCTCGGCCGAGGAATTCACGCGCCGCCATGTGGCGCAGCGCCGCCCGGTTCTGCTGCGCGGCGCCTTGTCGAAATGCGGCGCGCTCGCAGGCTGGTCGCTCGCGGGGCTGCGCGAGCGGGCGGGCGCGACAGAAGTCACGCTGAAGGACTGGAGCGCGTCGGGCATTCGGGTGACGCGCTCGCGCCTCGACGCCTATATCGACGGTCTCGACGCCTATGAGCGCGCCATTCGCGCCGGCGGCGAGGCTGCGGCGCCGTCCTATCTCCACGATATTCCGCTGACCAGCGTGCTGCCCGGCGCCGCGCGCGATCTCGCGCCGTTTCCGCAGGCGTTCTTCCCCGGCTGGTATGGCGCGCAATGGACCTTGTTCGCGCAAATGTTCCTCGGGCCGTCGACGAGCCTGACGCCGCTGCATTTCGACTGTCTGCTCACGCATAATCTCTTCTTCCAGGTGTGGGGGCGCAAGCGCTTCATCCTCGTTCCGCATGAGGAGCTGGCCAAATGCTACCCGCGCGATTGGCGCTGGTGCCGCGTCGACGCCGAGCGGCCGGATTTCGAGAGATTCCCGCTGTTTCGAGAAGCGCGGCGCGCCGAGATCGTGGTCGAGGCGGGCGATCTTCTCTACATGCCGCCAGGCGTGCTGCATCATGTGCGCAGCCTCGAATGCTCGCTCTCCTTCAATGTCGACTGGCATACGCGGGGCAGCGTCGCGCGCGGCGTCGCGGCGGCGGCGCGCGGCATGCCGGCGAAGAATGTCTATTATAATCTGCTCATCGCGCTCGGCCTCTGGGGCGGCGTCCCCATGCGCCATGTGCTGCCTTATTATAAATCCTATCTCAGCTATATTTCCTGA
- a CDS encoding MipA/OmpV family protein, whose translation MPLTRSHAIGAVFGLSLLSAAARAGDAPIAAVPDGWIVTVRATGALTPSYPGSARLRPYPFPAIDIRRIGEPELFSTPDEGFGFALIDTKGLRVGPVANFVFKRGQRDGLTGVHTVSLTHEIGGFIEYRAGEHFRARAELRQGIDGHEGFVAALGADVFGGDGRATVSLGPRLSLGDNRYANAYFSVTPAEATLNGRLAPYEATGGFTSAGGLATFRYDFTKNMNATLYGGLQRLTGSVGSSPIPNEVGSRNQFTAGLSIARSFEIRGFTW comes from the coding sequence TTGCCGCTCACGCGCTCGCACGCCATCGGCGCCGTCTTCGGCCTCTCGCTTCTTTCCGCCGCCGCGCGCGCGGGCGATGCGCCGATCGCCGCGGTTCCGGACGGCTGGATCGTGACCGTGCGCGCCACCGGCGCGCTGACGCCGAGCTACCCCGGTTCGGCTCGGCTGCGGCCCTATCCATTCCCTGCGATCGACATTCGCCGGATCGGCGAGCCGGAACTGTTCTCGACGCCGGACGAGGGCTTCGGCTTCGCGCTCATCGACACCAAGGGACTGCGCGTCGGGCCGGTCGCCAATTTCGTCTTCAAGCGCGGGCAGCGCGACGGGCTGACCGGCGTCCACACGGTCTCGCTCACACATGAGATCGGCGGCTTCATCGAATATCGCGCCGGCGAGCATTTTCGCGCGCGCGCGGAGCTGCGGCAGGGGATCGACGGCCATGAGGGCTTCGTCGCCGCGCTCGGCGCCGATGTTTTCGGCGGCGACGGCCGCGCCACCGTCTCGCTCGGGCCGCGTCTCAGCCTCGGCGACAATCGCTACGCCAACGCCTATTTCTCGGTGACGCCGGCCGAAGCGACGCTCAACGGCCGTCTCGCGCCCTATGAGGCGACCGGCGGCTTCACCTCGGCGGGCGGGCTCGCCACCTTCCGTTATGATTTCACCAAGAATATGAACGCGACGCTCTATGGCGGGCTGCAGCGGCTCACCGGCAGCGTCGGCTCGAGCCCGATTCCGAACGAGGTCGGCTCGCGCAATCAATTCACCGCCGGCCTCTCGATCGCGCGATCCTTCGAGATCCGCGGCTTCACCTGGTGA
- a CDS encoding segregation and condensation protein A — MAQELAFETAGAEDRAATDPAFLVDVDGFEGPLDLLLELARRQKVDLARISILALAEQYLGFIEAARRVRLELAADYLVMAAWLAYLKSRLLLPEAPKSGDEPSAADLAAALANRLRRLEAIRAASDKLQDRARLGRDMFLRGGPEGIETTTASNYQASLYDLLTAYARQRQKQAKSKVTLRQRTVWSLAEAREALERFAGIATQWTALDDYLLRYCVDVQTARTVRASSFSASLEMVREGRFEIRQDRPFAPLWLRRRDEARPVPTELEQGGPRG, encoded by the coding sequence ATGGCGCAGGAATTGGCATTCGAGACGGCGGGCGCGGAGGATCGCGCCGCGACCGATCCCGCCTTCCTCGTCGATGTCGATGGCTTCGAGGGACCGCTCGACCTGCTGCTGGAGCTGGCGCGACGGCAGAAGGTCGATCTCGCCCGCATTTCGATTCTCGCTCTCGCCGAGCAATATCTCGGCTTCATCGAGGCGGCGCGCCGCGTGCGGCTGGAGCTCGCCGCCGATTATCTGGTGATGGCGGCCTGGCTCGCTTATCTCAAATCTCGCCTGCTGCTGCCCGAGGCGCCGAAATCCGGGGACGAGCCCTCCGCCGCCGATCTCGCCGCGGCGCTCGCCAATCGGCTTCGCCGGCTGGAGGCGATCCGCGCCGCCTCCGACAAATTGCAGGACCGCGCCCGTCTCGGCCGCGACATGTTCCTGCGCGGCGGACCGGAGGGGATCGAGACCACCACCGCGTCGAATTATCAGGCGAGCCTCTACGATCTCCTCACCGCTTATGCGCGCCAGCGCCAGAAGCAGGCGAAATCCAAGGTCACGCTGCGCCAGCGCACGGTCTGGTCGCTGGCCGAGGCGCGCGAGGCGCTGGAGCGATTCGCCGGCATCGCCACACAATGGACCGCGCTCGATGATTATCTCCTGCGCTATTGCGTCGATGTGCAGACGGCGCGCACGGTCCGCGCCTCGTCCTTCTCGGCCTCGCTCGAGATGGTGCGGGAGGGGCGATTCGAGATCCGGCAGGACCGCCCCTTCGCTCCGTTGTGGCTGAGACGCCGGGACGAGGCGCGTCCGGTTCCGACGGAGCTGGAGCAGGGCGGCCCGCGAGGCTGA